In one window of Erinaceus europaeus chromosome 17, mEriEur2.1, whole genome shotgun sequence DNA:
- the LOC132533762 gene encoding coiled-coil domain-containing protein 81-like, with protein sequence MRNAAYNLGVADAIKSQRNPKCHFSNPYYFANRPASAAIVTEKKNEYTKNLLKQIDANSKLAKKKKENQKVLEQLEWLQLKQEIDEQKAELKKHQFEEREMYKKALEYQLKHRPSRLPIYEPMGTFTNFGQNEKTLEAEKRQRNIEYMKQQVEAALGHRRQRVLNQIKNLQQEKKMLQKNQEK encoded by the exons ATGAGGAATGCTGCTTATAACCTTGGTGTCGCAGATGCTATAAAATCACAGAGGAATCCGAAATGCCACTTTtct AATCCATATTACTTTGCAAACCGACCAGCAAGTGCTGCTATtgtcactgaaaagaaaaatgagtatactaagaaccttctcaaacaaatagatgccaatagtaaactggccaagaaaaagaaagaaaatcagaaagtcTTGGAGCAACTAGAATGGCTGCAACTCAAACAAGA gattgatgaacaaaaagctgaactgaagaaacatcaatttgaggagagagaaatgtataAGAAAGCACTGGAATACCAG ctgaaacacagGCCTTCCAGACTGCCCATCTACGAGCCCATGGGCACCTTCACCAACTTTGGGCAGAATGAAAAGACCCTGGAGGCCGAGAAGCGGCAGAGAAATATTGAATATATGAAGCAGCAGGTGGAAGCCGCTCTAGGCCACAGAAGACAGCGTGTCCTCAACCAAATAAAAAATctgcagcaagaaaaaaaaatgcttcagaaaaaccaagaaaagtaa